In Camelina sativa cultivar DH55 chromosome 16, Cs, whole genome shotgun sequence, a single window of DNA contains:
- the LOC104753149 gene encoding uncharacterized protein LOC104753149, whose amino-acid sequence MSTGWSLAGIFTNPDWTGQHLQNLDRFTLKLPQDIHXGVGLDGVDIDAATKHGIKVARIPSEGTGNAASCSEMAIYLMLGLLKKQNEMQVSLRSRLLGEPTGDTLLGKTVFILGYGNIGIELAKRLKPFGSRVIATKRSWPASITDSYFFLMRKVAMKTFTHSRAKLIXNNTSVPDRLDQ is encoded by the exons ATGTCTACCGGATGGAGTTTAGCCGGAATATTTACCAATCCTGATTGGACCGGTCAACATTTGCAAAACCTCGACCGGTTCACACTTAAATTACCGCAAGATATTCACNATGGTGTTGGTCTCGATG GTGTTGACATTGATGCTGCAACTAAACATGGGATTAAGGTGGCTAGAATTCCCAGTGAGGGTACTGGAAATGCAGCATCTTGTTCTGAAATGGCTATATATCTTATGCTGGGCCTTCTGAAGAAACAG AACGAAATGCAAGTATCTCTGAGAAGCAGACTACTTGGAGAACCAACCGGTGACACGCTTCTCGGTAAAACA GTTTTTATCTTAGGATATGGAAACATTGGAATAGAGCTGGCTAAACGGTTGAAGCCATTTGGATCGAGAGTAATAGCCACAAAAAGAAGCTGGCCTGCTTCTATCACTGACTCATACT TCTTCTTGATGAGAAAGGTAGCCATGAAGACATTTACTCATTCGCGGGCAAAGCTGATATANAATAACACCTCCGTACCGGACAGGCTCGATCAATAA